The DNA window AAATAAAAGGGAGGTAATTTCTCAAACAGCATTACCATGATAAACTATAATATGTGACATCTTTAAAAACACTCAGTCGGAAAGTAAAAACTATCCTTAATTTATGCTAAAAGTGAGTGGAGAAGGGCTATTTTTTTCGGAAGAATTAGCACATGTGGAGGTAAGCCTTTAAATCTTTGGATTTAAAGGCTTTTTTCTCTTGAAAACCCTTTACCGGTTCTTTAGATCAGAATATTAGCCTTATATTGCTGTAATGAATTGTCAGAAAAGAGTATGGAGAATCTGAAAAAATGGATCAGAAGCAACTGGTCAACGCTGATCCTGGTGATCGTATTTATTATATTACTTGTCAGTCCCGATGCCAAAGCATGGCTGATGAGGCAGGTGGCCTCTACCGGATTTCTAAACTCCAGCATATCCGAACCAAAGACTAAAGAGAAAAATACAGAATCAGCAAGCTCCTATAATTTTACCCTGCAGAATGAAGAAGGAAAGATGATCAGTCTTTCAGAATTAAAAGGAAGAGTGGTCTTTATCAATTTTTGGGCATCATGGTGCCCTCCGTGTCGTGCGGAATTTCCATCTGTTCAACGTTTTTATGAAAAGTATCGCTCTAAGCCGGAAATTATTTTCCTGACAGTTAATCTCGACGATAATCCGGTATCAGGTAAAAAATATCTTACAGAAAAAGGCTTTACATTGCCATTTCTGATTCCTGCCGGCTCCATTCCGAAAGAAATCTATGACGGAACATTGCCAACTACCGTAGTATTGGATAAGCAGGGCGAAATAAGACTCCATCATAAAGGGTTGGCAGATTACAGCAAAGAATCTTTTTACAAACAGATTGATCAGCTTTTAAACCAGTAATTTCACAAAATGGTCGTTTTATGATGATATTTTTTAAAATATCCACCATTAAAGAAATTGAATCTGAGATTTTGAAAGAAAAAAGAACCCAGCAAAACTTTTCAAAGGCCATAGATTTTCCCTTTCCCGAAATACCACTCATCCTGACCTGGAAGAAAATTATCCCTTTTTAGTATAATTTTAAGTATTTAAAAGGTTGTAAGACCCGATAAAATGGCCTATTTTTGAGTCAAAGTACGTCTAATCAAACCATTGATATTACCTATGAATATAGAACAATTGAGGGAGAAAGCACAACCGCTGATCCGTAAGGTTTTACTTTTTGTATCTGCGCAAGATTCAGATGAAATACTAGCCTATGCTAGTGAAAATGAGTCGTTACGTTTTGTGGTAAAGCATGCAGACCAATGGATGGGATTGAAGGAAGATCATGATGAATTCAGTTTCAGCCCGGTTATGATAGAAACTGTCGATACAAGCAAATATATTCCATTAACTAAACGGGCAACAGAGGTATATCCGCCTTTTGAAACTTTAATGCATTACGGTGACGTGAAAATTCAAGCCTGGATTACTGAAAATGACGGTGATAAAGATGATTTATCCAGTTTGGCAGCCTTCGCACCGGATGAATACATTGATCTCTGGATGGATTCACATCCTATGTATTCCAATGATGAAATTTTTGCCTATGAAGGAGGTTGGGCAATGATCTGGCCTGAAGATGACGAGCCTATGCAATGGAATGAAGACCTGGATTTTCTTTTTCAAATCGGATTACAGGACGAACCTTTCATAGAAGTCTTCTATGAAAAGGAAAATGAAATTTATATCTGTATGGAACGCAATACATAATCAGCATGAATGTCATAGAAATAGAACAAAAAATATAATTTCCAATATTCGGGAATCCTTTTTGAGTATTCTTAATCAAAACTTTAATTATTCCGAACCTTGAACCAGTTAAGAACCCATATTGAAAAAATTATTCCCCTTGATG is part of the Chryseobacterium lactis genome and encodes:
- a CDS encoding TlpA family protein disulfide reductase, with the translated sequence MENLKKWIRSNWSTLILVIVFIILLVSPDAKAWLMRQVASTGFLNSSISEPKTKEKNTESASSYNFTLQNEEGKMISLSELKGRVVFINFWASWCPPCRAEFPSVQRFYEKYRSKPEIIFLTVNLDDNPVSGKKYLTEKGFTLPFLIPAGSIPKEIYDGTLPTTVVLDKQGEIRLHHKGLADYSKESFYKQIDQLLNQ